One Halovivax ruber XH-70 genomic region harbors:
- a CDS encoding thiamine pyrophosphate-binding protein, which translates to MTRVTDRIVSLFERAGVETVFGFPCEQLDPYYASLADSDLRHVLARSEASAALMADGYARASGSLGIVDGVSGPGAAYLGAGLCEAAGASSPVLALTGGNDRETRGKGVIQDADNEAILDPFTKTTADAETPGRAVEAVEAAVREATGGVPGPAHVNLPEDVVRAATDREPRDDLDATFPSARPRPSAADVDAVLEKLSDADRPVILAGEGIVRADACAELSAFAERTNTPVVTSMNGKGAVAETAPYALGVVGRWGFCQVANDAVADADLVIGLGTRFGDLTTVGWSLVPDDAAVVHVDRDPAWLGRNYEADVPIEADLRATLDALVGAAGDAGRTDEAAVADRADRIDELAAARDAWRESHADEFESDASPITPQRVIAELNRTIPADGVLVSATSFPGFFSGAFYEPAEPGLRYLQARGSDGINACLPQAIGVQLARPDASVVALSGDGGIGYHIADLETAAREDLPLTVIVTNNDSLGSSKMSQMGSYNVDQSTDFEPGVDYAQVARGFGCAGTVIEDAAALPDAIESAIASDEPTLLDVQVDPYAAPPLLV; encoded by the coding sequence ATGACGCGCGTCACCGACCGCATCGTCTCCCTCTTCGAACGCGCCGGCGTGGAGACCGTGTTCGGCTTTCCCTGCGAACAGCTGGATCCCTACTACGCGAGTCTGGCCGACTCGGACCTTCGACACGTGCTCGCGCGAAGCGAGGCGAGCGCGGCACTGATGGCCGACGGCTACGCACGAGCGAGCGGCTCCCTCGGCATCGTCGACGGCGTCAGCGGGCCCGGCGCTGCCTACCTCGGCGCCGGGCTCTGCGAGGCGGCGGGCGCCTCGAGTCCCGTCCTGGCGCTCACTGGCGGGAACGACCGCGAGACGCGCGGCAAGGGCGTCATCCAGGACGCCGACAACGAGGCCATCCTCGACCCGTTCACGAAGACCACGGCCGACGCCGAGACGCCGGGCCGCGCCGTCGAGGCCGTCGAAGCGGCCGTGCGCGAGGCCACGGGCGGCGTTCCCGGGCCGGCCCACGTCAACCTCCCGGAGGACGTCGTCCGGGCGGCGACCGATCGCGAACCCCGCGACGACCTCGACGCGACGTTTCCCTCGGCGCGTCCGCGACCGTCGGCGGCCGACGTCGACGCCGTCCTCGAGAAGCTCTCCGACGCCGACCGGCCGGTGATACTCGCCGGCGAAGGGATCGTCCGCGCCGACGCGTGCGCGGAACTGAGCGCGTTCGCCGAACGGACGAACACGCCGGTCGTCACGTCGATGAACGGGAAAGGCGCCGTCGCCGAGACCGCCCCGTACGCCCTGGGCGTGGTCGGGCGCTGGGGGTTCTGTCAGGTCGCGAACGACGCCGTCGCGGACGCCGACCTCGTGATCGGCCTCGGGACCCGCTTCGGCGATCTCACGACCGTCGGCTGGTCGCTGGTCCCCGACGACGCCGCCGTCGTCCACGTCGACCGCGACCCCGCGTGGCTGGGCCGGAACTACGAGGCCGACGTCCCGATCGAGGCCGACCTCCGGGCGACGCTCGACGCGCTGGTCGGGGCCGCCGGCGACGCAGGGCGCACCGACGAGGCGGCGGTCGCCGACCGCGCCGACCGGATCGACGAGCTGGCCGCCGCTCGCGACGCGTGGCGCGAGTCCCACGCCGACGAGTTCGAAAGCGACGCGTCCCCGATCACACCCCAGCGAGTGATCGCGGAACTGAACCGGACGATCCCGGCGGACGGCGTGCTGGTGAGCGCGACGAGCTTCCCCGGCTTCTTCTCCGGCGCATTCTACGAACCGGCCGAACCCGGCCTCCGATACCTGCAGGCCCGCGGCAGCGACGGCATCAACGCCTGTCTGCCCCAGGCGATCGGTGTGCAACTCGCCCGCCCCGACGCGTCGGTGGTCGCGCTCTCGGGCGACGGCGGCATCGGCTACCACATCGCTGACCTGGAGACGGCCGCCCGCGAGGACCTCCCGCTCACCGTGATCGTGACGAACAACGACTCGCTGGGCTCCTCGAAGATGAGTCAGATGGGGAGTTACAACGTCGACCAGTCGACGGACTTCGAACCCGGCGTCGACTACGCGCAGGTCGCCCGCGGCTTCGGCTGTGCCGGGACGGTGATCGAGGACGCGGCCGCGCTGCCGGACGCTATCGAATCGGCGATCGCGAGCGACGAACCCACACTGCTCGACGTGCAGGTGGATCCCTACGCCGCGCCACCGCTGCTCGTGTGA
- a CDS encoding 3-hydroxyacyl-CoA dehydrogenase, with amino-acid sequence MGRDIAALLATAGYRVTLVDVDADALTDAQSYHRSNVADSLADAGYEPPDDLAARISYDTELDALADATFVVEAVPEDLGLKRDLVGSLADVLDDDAIVATNTSSLTPGDIAADVVDPSRVVLFHFANPAIPRDLVEIAGDDAADRALETAAAVATAIGKRPIRLEREYRANGLSRLSASIKCAATWELRDASPAAIDTAATAVGFAQGPLELIDRIGLDVHLATVENLEDAYGDRYAPPPAARERMASMIEDGRLGKKTGEGFFEWVDGQAVVPDPEESHDVAPILAALVNEGHRLVDDGVADADAIDEILRRGSAGDVGPFDVESMLGRDFLRDTLSERYAETGAGVYEPVF; translated from the coding sequence ATGGGCCGCGACATCGCGGCGTTGCTCGCGACGGCGGGCTATCGCGTCACGCTCGTCGACGTCGACGCCGACGCACTGACTGACGCACAATCCTACCACCGCAGCAACGTCGCTGACTCACTCGCCGACGCGGGATACGAACCACCGGACGACCTCGCCGCCCGGATCAGCTACGACACGGAACTCGACGCGCTCGCGGACGCAACGTTCGTCGTCGAGGCCGTCCCGGAGGACCTCGGGCTGAAACGCGACCTCGTCGGCTCCCTCGCCGACGTACTCGACGACGACGCGATCGTGGCGACCAACACCTCGTCGCTCACCCCGGGCGATATCGCAGCTGACGTCGTCGATCCCTCCCGCGTCGTCCTCTTTCACTTCGCGAACCCGGCGATTCCGCGCGACCTGGTCGAGATCGCCGGCGATGACGCCGCCGACCGGGCGCTAGAGACGGCCGCGGCGGTGGCGACCGCGATCGGCAAGCGTCCGATCCGCCTGGAACGAGAGTACCGGGCGAACGGCCTCTCGCGGCTGTCGGCGAGCATCAAGTGTGCGGCGACGTGGGAGCTGCGGGACGCGTCGCCGGCGGCCATCGACACCGCCGCGACGGCGGTCGGCTTCGCACAGGGTCCGCTGGAACTGATCGACCGAATCGGACTCGACGTCCACCTCGCGACGGTCGAGAACCTCGAGGACGCGTACGGTGATCGGTACGCCCCACCGCCAGCCGCCCGGGAGCGCATGGCGTCGATGATCGAGGACGGGCGACTCGGCAAGAAGACTGGCGAGGGCTTCTTCGAGTGGGTCGACGGCCAGGCGGTCGTTCCCGACCCCGAGGAGTCACACGACGTCGCGCCGATCCTCGCCGCCCTCGTCAACGAGGGACACCGGCTGGTCGACGACGGCGTCGCCGACGCCGACGCGATCGACGAGATCCTCAGGCGCGGCTCGGCCGGCGACGTCGGTCCGTTCGACGTGGAGTCGATGCTCGGTCGCGACTTCCTGCGTGACACCCTGTCCGAGCGCTACGCGGAGACAGGCGCGGGCGTCTACGAACCGGTATTCTGA
- a CDS encoding GNAT family N-acetyltransferase, giving the protein MNWDLEELGDEAVTLRREDGLVLRAVREETPPDEGERASGAVTWRFTVDTEHGERLADHGWEIVDDEHLWEVLDGFTYRFRRDAADDDSHTDEADEKQDERADDSRDDRTAGDRDEESNDTQEADEPESATGTDSVSPSADPGAAPSSPTVDTESGAGGEDTDTAPDHTPSPTHAEEDGSVTTDRAIADGPAPAGQASQGGTGEATTGHDEGAPNAGAERDESRRGGSGSDDSDSNESNDTEDVTDRPDTEETTSDQAADPTADEHEAPNDPARTDPPAETGGNEDTEPTDRGETGVREASVRIRQARPDDADRLAAVYRSAYAQNRELGFPAKAESVTPAMLRAWIDENGVIVATVEDTVVGGVRLEATAPDRVKVSRLGVHADWKAQGVGSKLLAAAEAAVDAGNADTIWLTTPPEHPFLPDFYRDRGYERIDEYPLDERDYDEIVMEKRVG; this is encoded by the coding sequence ATGAACTGGGATCTGGAGGAGCTGGGAGACGAGGCGGTCACCCTCCGGCGTGAGGACGGCCTCGTCCTGAGGGCCGTGCGCGAGGAGACACCGCCGGACGAGGGTGAACGCGCCAGCGGCGCTGTGACGTGGCGATTTACCGTGGACACCGAACACGGCGAGCGCCTCGCCGACCACGGCTGGGAGATCGTCGACGACGAACACCTCTGGGAGGTCCTGGACGGGTTCACCTACCGGTTCCGCCGGGACGCTGCGGACGACGACAGCCATACCGACGAGGCGGACGAGAAGCAGGACGAACGGGCTGACGACAGCCGGGACGACAGAACTGCTGGCGATCGAGATGAGGAGTCAAACGACACCCAGGAAGCCGACGAGCCCGAGTCGGCGACCGGGACTGACAGCGTATCCCCGTCGGCAGACCCCGGCGCAGCACCATCGTCGCCGACCGTCGATACCGAGTCTGGTGCTGGTGGCGAGGACACCGACACCGCGCCGGATCACACACCGTCTCCCACGCACGCCGAAGAAGACGGGTCAGTCACGACAGACAGGGCCATCGCCGACGGGCCCGCCCCAGCCGGACAGGCATCCCAGGGCGGAACGGGCGAAGCGACCACTGGTCACGACGAGGGGGCACCGAATGCAGGCGCCGAACGCGATGAGAGTCGACGCGGCGGGAGCGGGTCCGACGACAGCGATAGCAACGAGTCGAACGACACCGAAGACGTCACAGATCGTCCCGACACCGAGGAGACGACGAGCGACCAGGCCGCCGACCCGACGGCCGACGAGCACGAGGCACCCAACGATCCAGCGCGTACTGACCCACCCGCCGAGACAGGTGGGAACGAAGACACGGAACCGACCGACCGAGGCGAGACGGGCGTTCGTGAGGCGAGTGTCCGGATCCGGCAGGCGCGGCCGGACGATGCGGACCGGCTCGCGGCCGTGTACCGGAGTGCGTACGCGCAGAACCGCGAACTCGGCTTCCCGGCGAAAGCCGAGTCGGTGACGCCGGCGATGCTCCGCGCGTGGATCGACGAGAACGGCGTCATCGTCGCGACGGTCGAAGACACCGTCGTCGGGGGCGTCCGACTCGAGGCGACCGCACCGGATCGGGTCAAAGTGAGTCGACTCGGTGTTCACGCCGACTGGAAAGCGCAGGGCGTTGGATCGAAACTGCTGGCGGCGGCAGAGGCCGCCGTCGACGCCGGAAACGCGGACACGATCTGGCTGACGACACCGCCAGAACATCCGTTCCTTCCCGACTTCTATCGCGATCGAGGGTACGAACGAATCGACGAGTATCCGTTAGACGAACGCGACTACGACGAGATCGTCATGGAGAAACGCGTCGGCTAA
- a CDS encoding APC family permease yields MSHESGQETGNVGLFDAVAIEVGLIVGGALFSLTGVAVALTGPGVVIAFAIAFSIAILGLVPTAMLGSAYPTTGGNYRYPARFVSPALAFLAAWGLAISMFGGGLPLYALTAGQYVDAIVAVEPTLVGLALLTGFFLVNLRGIRPAAQVQSILFVALVAALGAFVVFGVPAVEAANLRPTFTGGPVGLVTAAGVLYFVCLGANFVVDIGGEVRDATLTIPRSFAVSVPLVLGLYALLGFVAVGSVGAEAMAGETLAVAAEAFLPASLRAAFVVGGALFAIATSVNAVFIIAPKYLEVLAADGLIPSVFARRNERFGTNHWGLALVYVLSAAALVSPIPIDQLGSLLGFGGAFLVVPVMLAAIHVVRHRPPDFDSTAFPLSPRLVAGMAVLAIPLNLCLLVLLATTAPRVFAGWLGLLVIGGVYYFARSRYRPQQESPPTLRPEP; encoded by the coding sequence GTGTCGCACGAATCGGGACAGGAGACGGGTAACGTCGGACTCTTCGATGCGGTCGCCATCGAGGTCGGCCTCATCGTCGGGGGTGCGCTGTTCAGTTTGACCGGCGTCGCGGTGGCCCTCACGGGTCCGGGGGTGGTGATCGCCTTCGCTATCGCGTTCTCGATCGCCATCCTCGGACTCGTCCCGACAGCGATGCTCGGCTCCGCCTACCCGACGACGGGCGGCAACTACCGCTACCCCGCCCGGTTCGTCTCCCCGGCGCTGGCCTTCCTGGCCGCCTGGGGGCTGGCGATCAGCATGTTCGGCGGCGGTCTCCCGCTGTACGCCTTGACGGCCGGACAGTACGTCGACGCCATCGTCGCGGTCGAACCGACTCTGGTCGGCCTGGCGCTATTGACCGGCTTCTTCCTCGTGAACCTGCGTGGCATCCGACCCGCGGCCCAGGTCCAGTCGATCCTGTTCGTCGCGCTCGTCGCCGCGCTCGGGGCGTTCGTCGTCTTCGGCGTCCCCGCCGTCGAGGCGGCGAACCTGCGGCCCACGTTCACGGGTGGTCCCGTCGGCCTCGTGACGGCCGCCGGCGTGCTGTACTTCGTCTGTCTCGGGGCCAACTTCGTCGTCGACATCGGCGGCGAGGTCCGCGACGCGACGCTGACCATCCCGCGCTCGTTCGCCGTCAGCGTGCCGCTCGTCCTCGGGCTGTACGCGCTGCTCGGATTCGTCGCGGTGGGGTCGGTCGGGGCCGAGGCGATGGCCGGCGAGACGCTCGCGGTCGCGGCCGAGGCGTTCCTTCCGGCGTCGCTCCGGGCCGCGTTCGTCGTCGGCGGCGCCCTGTTCGCGATCGCCACGAGCGTGAACGCCGTCTTCATCATCGCGCCGAAGTACTTGGAGGTGCTCGCGGCCGACGGTCTGATTCCGTCCGTCTTCGCCCGTCGTAACGAGCGGTTCGGCACGAACCACTGGGGGCTGGCGCTGGTCTACGTGCTCTCGGCCGCAGCGCTGGTCTCGCCGATCCCCATCGACCAGTTGGGCTCCCTGCTCGGCTTCGGCGGGGCGTTCCTCGTCGTGCCGGTGATGCTCGCCGCGATTCACGTCGTCCGCCACCGCCCGCCGGACTTCGACTCGACCGCGTTCCCGCTCTCGCCGCGGCTCGTCGCGGGAATGGCCGTCCTCGCGATTCCGCTCAACCTCTGCTTGCTCGTCCTGCTGGCCACGACCGCGCCGCGTGTGTTCGCCGGATGGCTCGGTCTCCTCGTGATCGGCGGTGTTTACTACTTCGCCCGGTCACGGTATCGGCCTCAGCAGGAGTCGCCACCGACCCTTCGACCAGAACCATGA
- a CDS encoding MFS transporter has product MAESSTQFRALYLARFAEGFGFITLITLLPEYINVLDPSGVSIFGLTISAGLIVGLYTTGFTFAQTVAVVPLAWAGDRFDKRSVLLVVFGCGVFVYAAFPFVDSSASFIAVRALHGVIVTGAGLMTLSLVGQLAREETRATHIGKANAASFAASIIGGLSAGAIYDAVGFGPIFAIIVVTMLVAWAVTYRYLDPDETRIEGFPFSDLALNRRIITLSTFRFQYAFAVTLVRTWVPIFAGVEAADGGLAYGGLAVAVAVTSEKFTNMVGQTFTGRLSDIHGRALFVFAGGAAYGLVALVVPFAPAIGSAVGLPTALPLVGDVSPAFVPLVTLSALLGVADSFREPASMALFADEGTEDGGVASSFGIRELVWRPGSVIAPLLGGWLMYEVSMASVFYVGGAFALTGAGAFLAVLVWLHGPRALTAW; this is encoded by the coding sequence GTGGCCGAGTCCAGCACCCAGTTCCGCGCACTGTATCTCGCCCGATTCGCCGAGGGCTTCGGCTTTATCACGCTGATCACGCTGTTGCCGGAATACATCAACGTCCTGGACCCAAGCGGTGTGTCCATCTTTGGGTTGACAATCAGTGCTGGCCTGATTGTCGGTTTGTACACGACTGGCTTTACGTTTGCACAGACCGTCGCCGTGGTCCCACTGGCCTGGGCCGGCGACCGGTTCGACAAGCGGTCGGTACTGCTCGTCGTCTTCGGCTGCGGGGTATTCGTCTACGCGGCGTTCCCGTTCGTCGACTCCAGTGCATCGTTCATCGCGGTCAGGGCACTCCATGGAGTCATCGTCACCGGTGCCGGACTCATGACGCTCTCGCTCGTCGGCCAGCTCGCACGCGAAGAGACGCGTGCCACCCACATCGGGAAGGCGAACGCCGCAAGCTTCGCCGCGTCGATCATCGGTGGACTCAGCGCCGGAGCGATCTACGACGCTGTCGGTTTCGGCCCGATTTTCGCGATCATCGTTGTGACCATGCTCGTCGCCTGGGCAGTGACCTATCGGTATCTCGATCCCGACGAGACTCGAATCGAGGGATTTCCCTTCAGCGATCTCGCGCTGAACCGACGGATCATCACGCTCTCGACCTTTCGCTTCCAGTACGCCTTCGCCGTGACGCTCGTTCGGACGTGGGTGCCCATCTTCGCCGGCGTCGAAGCGGCGGACGGCGGCCTCGCCTACGGCGGGTTAGCGGTGGCCGTCGCCGTCACGAGTGAGAAATTCACCAATATGGTGGGCCAGACGTTCACCGGCCGGCTCTCGGACATACACGGACGTGCGCTGTTCGTCTTCGCCGGCGGGGCGGCGTACGGACTCGTCGCACTCGTCGTCCCCTTCGCGCCGGCGATCGGCTCCGCGGTGGGCCTGCCGACCGCGTTACCCCTCGTCGGCGACGTCTCGCCGGCGTTCGTTCCACTCGTCACCCTCTCTGCCCTCCTCGGCGTCGCGGACAGTTTCCGCGAACCCGCCAGTATGGCGCTGTTCGCCGACGAAGGCACCGAGGACGGCGGCGTCGCCTCCAGTTTCGGGATTCGCGAACTCGTCTGGCGCCCCGGCAGCGTGATCGCGCCGCTGCTCGGTGGCTGGCTCATGTACGAAGTGAGTATGGCCTCGGTCTTCTACGTCGGCGGCGCGTTCGCACTG